The stretch of DNA CGCAAAGGAACGAGCCAAAACGGCGGAAGGGACGCAGCCATGAGCGATGCGGCAGCAAGCGCGCACGATTGGAAACGCAAGGTCAAAAATGCCGTGAGCGGGGCGATCAAAGACGTCACGTTGGGCCATTGGCTCCCAGCGGAGTATCGCCGTGCTGCCGCGAAAAAGCCCGTGAACCCGAAAAAGGTTCTCTTCATGGATACGGAAGAGCGCAACTTTCCCGACAACTTCCGCCTCGTTTGGGACAGGCTTCAGGCGCACGGCGGTTTCGAGACGCAGTTCATCAGCCTGGAGCAAAACCATGTCTCGATGATCAAATACTTTCAAAATTGCATTGATTTCGTGCGCCAAGCAGCCGATGCGGCGTACGTCTTTTTGGTCGACGGGTCATACGTGACAAGCTGTTTGCCGCTGCGTCCGGAAACGCAGGTCATCCAGCTGTGGCATGCGTGCGGCGCCTTCAAAAAATGGGGCATGAGCACGGCAGATTTGATCTTTGGATGCGACGCCCAAACGCTTCGGAAGCATCCGTTCTACCGGAATCTCTCGCTTGTGACGATAAGCAGCCCCGATGTTGCGTGGGCCTACATTGAAGCGATGATGCTGGAAGACACGCCCGAAATCGTGCAGCCGCTAGGCGTGAGCCGCACGGACGTTTTCTTCGACGAAGGCTTTTTGGCCGAGGCCCGCGCGCGGGTGACAAAGGTGGTGCCTGCGCTCTCGGGCAAGAAAGCGATTCTTTACGCGCCGACGTTTCGCGGCTTCGTCTCGTCCGCGAAAGGGCCCGACGCCCTTGACGTTTCCGCCATGAAAGAGGCGCTCGGGGAAGAATACGTGCTGCTCGTCAAGCATCACCCCTTCGTAAAGGTGCCGCCGACAATCCCTGAGAGCTGCGCGTCGTTCGCGTTCGACGTTTCGGGCAAGCTGCCTATCGAAGAGCTGCTTTGCGTGGCCGACGTGTGCGTCTCCGACTACTCGTCGGTCGTGTTCGAGTATTCGCTCTTCGGCCGCCCGATGGCGTTTTACGCCTATGACCTGGACGATTACCAGGATTGGCGCGGTTTCTACTACAACTACGACGAGCTCACGCCAGGCCCGGTGTTTCAGACCAGCG from Xiamenia xianingshaonis encodes:
- a CDS encoding CDP-glycerol glycerophosphotransferase family protein, yielding MSDAAASAHDWKRKVKNAVSGAIKDVTLGHWLPAEYRRAAAKKPVNPKKVLFMDTEERNFPDNFRLVWDRLQAHGGFETQFISLEQNHVSMIKYFQNCIDFVRQAADAAYVFLVDGSYVTSCLPLRPETQVIQLWHACGAFKKWGMSTADLIFGCDAQTLRKHPFYRNLSLVTISSPDVAWAYIEAMMLEDTPEIVQPLGVSRTDVFFDEGFLAEARARVTKVVPALSGKKAILYAPTFRGFVSSAKGPDALDVSAMKEALGEEYVLLVKHHPFVKVPPTIPESCASFAFDVSGKLPIEELLCVADVCVSDYSSVVFEYSLFGRPMAFYAYDLDDYQDWRGFYYNYDELTPGPVFQTSEDLIDYLTHIEERFDPETVASFRRKFMSACDGHATDRICKAVFGQELRQSKTVCPK